Proteins from a single region of Macaca thibetana thibetana isolate TM-01 chromosome 4, ASM2454274v1, whole genome shotgun sequence:
- the LOC126952529 gene encoding tubulin beta-2A chain isoform X1 translates to MREIVHIQAGQCGNQIGAKFWEVISDEHGIDPTGSYHGDSDLQLERINVYYNEAAGNKYVPRAILVDLEPGTMDSVRSGPFGQIFRPDNFVFGQSGAGNNWAKGHYTEGAELVDSVLDVVRKESESCDCLQGFQLTHSLGGGTGSGMGTLLISKIREEYPDRIMNTFSVMPSPKVSDTVVEPYNATLSVHQLVENTDETYSIDNEALYDICFRTLKLTTPTYGDLNHLVSATMSGVTTCLRFPGQLNADLRKLAVNMVPFPRLHFFMPGFAPLTSRGSQQYRALTVPELTQQMFDSKNMMAACDPRHGRYLTVAAIFRGRMSMKEVDEQMLNVQNKNSSYFVEWIPNNVKTAVCDIPPRGLKMSATFIGNSTAIQELFKRISEQFTAMFRRKAFLHWYTGEGMDEMEFTEAESNMNDLVSEYQQYQDATADEQGEFEEEEGEDEA, encoded by the exons ATGCGCGAGATCGTGCACATCCAGGCGGGCCAGTGCGGCAACCAGATCGGCGCCAAG ttttgGGAGGTCATCAGTGATGAGCATGGGATCGACCCCACAGGCAGTTACCATGGAGACAGTGACTTGCAGCTGGAGAGAATCAACGTGTACTACAATGAGGCTGCTG GTAATAAATACGTACCTCGGGCCATCCTGGTGGATCTGGAGCCTGGCACCATGGACTCCGTCAGGTCTGGACCCTTCGGCCAAATCTTCAGGCCAGACAACTTCGTGTTTG GCCAGAGCGGAGCTGGGAATAACTGGGCCAAGGGCCACTACACAGAGGGAGCCGAGCTGGTCGACTCGGTCCTGGACGTGGTGAGGAAGGAGTCAGAGAGCTGTGACTGTCTCCAGGGCTTCCAGCTGACCCACTCTCTGGGGGGTGGCACCGGGTCCGGGATGGGCACCCTGCTCATCAGCAAGATCCGGGAAGAGTACCCAGACCGCATCATGAACACCTTCAGCGTCATGCCCTCACCCAAGGTGTCAGACACGGTGGTGGAGCCCTACAACGCCACCCTCTCTGTCCACCAGCTGGTGGAAAACACAGATGAAACCTACTCCATTGATAACGAGGCCCTGTACGACATCTGCTTCCGCACCCTGAAGCTGACCACCCCCACCTACGGGGACCTCAACCACCTGGTGTCGGCCACCATGAGCGGGGTCACCACCTGCCTGCGCTTCCCGGGCCAGCTGAACGCAGACCTGCGCAAGCTGGCGGTGAACATGGTGCCCTTCCCGCGCCTGCACTTCTTCATGCCCGGCTTCGCGCCCCTCACCAGCAGGGGCAGCCAGCAGTACCGCGCGCTCACCGTGCCCGAGCTCACCCAGCAGATGTTCGACTCCAAGAACATGATGGCCGCCTGCGACCCGCGCCACGGCCGCTACCTGACGGTGGCTGCCATCTTCCGGGGCCGCATGTCCATGAAGGAGGTGGACGAGCAGATGCTCAACGTGCAGAACAAGAACAGCAGCTACTTCGTGGAGTGGATCCCCAACAACGTGAAGACGGCTGTGTGCGACATCCCGCCCCGCGGCCTGAAGATGTCGGCCACCTTCATCGGCAACAGCACGGCCATCCAGGAGCTGTTCAAGCGCATCTCGGAGCAGTTCACGGCCATGTTCCGGCGCAAGGCCTTCCTGCACTGGTACACGGGCGAGGGCATGGACGAGATGGAGTTCACCGAGGCCGAGAGCAACATGAACGACCTGGTGTCTGAGTACCAGCAGTACCAGGACGCCACGGCCGACGAACAGGGGGAGTTCGAGGAGGAGGAGGGCGAGGACGAGGCTTAA
- the LOC126952529 gene encoding tubulin beta-2A chain isoform X2 → MDSVRSGPFGQIFRPDNFVFGQSGAGNNWAKGHYTEGAELVDSVLDVVRKESESCDCLQGFQLTHSLGGGTGSGMGTLLISKIREEYPDRIMNTFSVMPSPKVSDTVVEPYNATLSVHQLVENTDETYSIDNEALYDICFRTLKLTTPTYGDLNHLVSATMSGVTTCLRFPGQLNADLRKLAVNMVPFPRLHFFMPGFAPLTSRGSQQYRALTVPELTQQMFDSKNMMAACDPRHGRYLTVAAIFRGRMSMKEVDEQMLNVQNKNSSYFVEWIPNNVKTAVCDIPPRGLKMSATFIGNSTAIQELFKRISEQFTAMFRRKAFLHWYTGEGMDEMEFTEAESNMNDLVSEYQQYQDATADEQGEFEEEEGEDEA, encoded by the coding sequence GCCAGAGCGGAGCTGGGAATAACTGGGCCAAGGGCCACTACACAGAGGGAGCCGAGCTGGTCGACTCGGTCCTGGACGTGGTGAGGAAGGAGTCAGAGAGCTGTGACTGTCTCCAGGGCTTCCAGCTGACCCACTCTCTGGGGGGTGGCACCGGGTCCGGGATGGGCACCCTGCTCATCAGCAAGATCCGGGAAGAGTACCCAGACCGCATCATGAACACCTTCAGCGTCATGCCCTCACCCAAGGTGTCAGACACGGTGGTGGAGCCCTACAACGCCACCCTCTCTGTCCACCAGCTGGTGGAAAACACAGATGAAACCTACTCCATTGATAACGAGGCCCTGTACGACATCTGCTTCCGCACCCTGAAGCTGACCACCCCCACCTACGGGGACCTCAACCACCTGGTGTCGGCCACCATGAGCGGGGTCACCACCTGCCTGCGCTTCCCGGGCCAGCTGAACGCAGACCTGCGCAAGCTGGCGGTGAACATGGTGCCCTTCCCGCGCCTGCACTTCTTCATGCCCGGCTTCGCGCCCCTCACCAGCAGGGGCAGCCAGCAGTACCGCGCGCTCACCGTGCCCGAGCTCACCCAGCAGATGTTCGACTCCAAGAACATGATGGCCGCCTGCGACCCGCGCCACGGCCGCTACCTGACGGTGGCTGCCATCTTCCGGGGCCGCATGTCCATGAAGGAGGTGGACGAGCAGATGCTCAACGTGCAGAACAAGAACAGCAGCTACTTCGTGGAGTGGATCCCCAACAACGTGAAGACGGCTGTGTGCGACATCCCGCCCCGCGGCCTGAAGATGTCGGCCACCTTCATCGGCAACAGCACGGCCATCCAGGAGCTGTTCAAGCGCATCTCGGAGCAGTTCACGGCCATGTTCCGGCGCAAGGCCTTCCTGCACTGGTACACGGGCGAGGGCATGGACGAGATGGAGTTCACCGAGGCCGAGAGCAACATGAACGACCTGGTGTCTGAGTACCAGCAGTACCAGGACGCCACGGCCGACGAACAGGGGGAGTTCGAGGAGGAGGAGGGCGAGGACGAGGCTTAA